In Macrobrachium nipponense isolate FS-2020 chromosome 25, ASM1510439v2, whole genome shotgun sequence, one genomic interval encodes:
- the LOC135199048 gene encoding myosin heavy chain, non-muscle-like has product MISLLKEENSSLLREIDEGKKNEEALTKRNDDLVNELKTKIADYEDALFRKGKEADTLKDQLADRDKECERNRNKLEEMESRASDNDFYCGYLEEKVKAHEAERKKLKQVTTQLEEKLRTSQQELSALAKNRDLGKNHVHEAQKKVRILDERVQQLQRENEKLKEKLDEREREVASLSNLRANKQKNKNNALVAENKALKERIAKRQDQNAILQSERAERKSLETELKEVKGNLKVAEDTLSQVQERLKEAEEKSTQVEVHRRKVLEAEADRCIEMEDFQTAIVFLGIITKDYDNVLDCRVKELRCHTALGMVEEAQKILDNLPAEYQDDCDVLVESALLCAFDAELEKAEMILTQVLDRCPHHERALKGKEFLEQRKIWTDGEATVHLEKLDEDQEDVEALISAAETLERMERHGCPYDILGVAEDAALKEIEKSYRKLALKSHPDKFQGSQAEREQVNEIMQKINYANDILRDADEREEYNTLRGFVKDVADKLFEDPKFPDESDDEEEDESETV; this is encoded by the exons ATCCCTTCTGAAGGAGGAAAACTCGAGTCTCCTTCGTGAAATTGACGAGGGAAAGAAAAACGAGGAAGCTCTTACCAAGAGGAATGATGATTTAGTCAACGAGTTGAAAACGAAAATTGCAGACTATGAGGACGCATTATTCCGGAAAGGAAAGGAAGCAGACACTCTAAAGGACCAACTCGCTGATAGAGACAAAGAGTGTGAGCGGAACAGAAACAAACTGGAGGAAATGGAGAGTCGAGCATCGGACAACGACTTTTATTGTGGTTACCTGGAAGAGAAAGTTAAGGCGCATGAAGcggaaaggaaaaaattgaaacagGTGACCACACAGCTCGAAGAGAAGTTGCGAACCTCACAGCAAGAATTATCTGCTCTTGCCAAAAATCGTGACCTCGGAAAAAATCATGTTCATGAGGCTCAGAAGAAGGTCCGTATTCTGGACGAGAGAGTTCAGCAGCTTCaacgagaaaatgaaaaactgaaggagaaattagacgagagagagcggGAAGTGGCCTCACTGAGTAATTTAAgagcaaataaacaaaagaataaaaataatgctcTGGTTGCAGAGAACAAGGCCCTCAAAGAAAGGATCGCAAAACGACAAGATCAAAATGCAATCCTCCAGAGCGAAAGAGCCGAAAGGAAATCACTAGAAACTGAGTTgaaggaagtaaaaggaaatctGAAAGTGGCGGAAGATACCTTGAGTCAGGTTCAAGAGCGACTCAAAGAGGCTGAAGAAAAAAGTACACAGGTAGAAGTACATCGGCGAAAAGTCCTGGAGGCAGAGGCTGATCGCTGTATTGAGATGGAAGATTTTCAGACAGCAATTGTTTTCCTAGGAATTATAACAAAGGACTATGATAATGTGTTGGATTGTCGTGTAAAGGAGTTGAGATGCCACACGGCTCTAGGAATGGTGGAAGAGGCCCAAAAAATACTGGACAATTTACCTGCCGAGTATCAAGATGACTGTGATGTTCTGGTGGAGTCTGCCCTACTTTGTGCCTTTGATGCTGAGTTAGAGAAAGCTGAAATGATTTTGACTCAGGTTCTAGACCGATGTCCTCACCACGAAAGGGCACTCAAGGGAAAAGAGTTTCTGGAGCAGCGGAAGATATG GACAGACGGTGAAGCTACGGTCCATCTTGAGAAATTAGATGAAGATCAAGAAGATGTGGAAGCTTTGATCTCAGCTGCCGAAACCCTGGAAAGAATGGAACGCCATGGCTGCCCCTACGACATCCTAGGCGTTGCAGAGGATGCTGCtttgaaggaaatagaaaagTCCTACAGGAAGCTGGCCCTCAAGAGCCACCCTGATAAGTTCCAAGGGTCTCAGGCAGAGCGAGAACAAGTGAATGAAATCATGCAAAAGATCAACTACGCTAACGACATCCTACGTGACGCTGACGAAAGAGAGGAATACAACACTCTCAGGGGCTTCGTCAAGGACGTTGCGGATAAGCTGTTCGAAGATCCCAAGTTTCCCGATGAAtccgatgatgaagaagaagatgagtcAGAAACTgtctga